One Nostoc sp. UHCC 0302 DNA window includes the following coding sequences:
- a CDS encoding PD-(D/E)XK nuclease superfamily protein: MALTQGGRANKAGKILEINVEAILNGHNYFQVGNYVPKELILNAALLPKRYGKEVYIGTGIYHTDLKADFYVIGSSAMPSGLIIECKWQESPGSVDEKFPYLNMNIQHYYPAPTIVILGGEGMREGASKWLKARVNDNHNLLAVYSLDRFIAWANKNL; encoded by the coding sequence ATGGCTCTGACTCAAGGCGGACGGGCAAATAAGGCTGGTAAAATTTTAGAAATTAATGTAGAAGCAATTTTAAATGGACATAATTATTTCCAAGTAGGAAATTATGTCCCGAAAGAATTGATATTAAATGCAGCTTTGTTACCAAAACGCTATGGAAAAGAGGTTTATATTGGCACTGGAATTTATCATACTGATTTGAAAGCTGACTTTTATGTTATTGGCTCATCAGCAATGCCATCTGGTTTAATTATTGAGTGTAAATGGCAAGAAAGTCCTGGTTCAGTTGATGAAAAGTTCCCTTATTTAAATATGAATATCCAGCACTATTATCCTGCACCAACTATTGTGATTTTAGGTGGTGAAGGGATGCGAGAAGGTGCAAGCAAATGGCTAAAAGCAAGAGTTAACGATAACCACAATTTACTAGCAGTTTATAGCTTAGATAGATTTATTGCTTGGGCAAATAAAAATCTTTAA
- a CDS encoding DNA adenine methylase codes for MVIQISKETCPRPFLKWAGGKGRLIQQYIPYFPKNYKTYYEPFLGGGAVFFYLQPTAAALTDINAELVTTYRCVRDNVEDLIWLLKEHQDKHSKDYYYNVRDNPGSTDLEKAARLIYLNKTCFNGLYRVNSQGKFNVPLGRYDNPNICPEDLLRADSVALSQTQIQHEDFIKVLNYATSSDDFVFFDPPYHPISETSYFTAYSPNSFNKKDQERLRDTCAELANRGVKVMICNSDCEFIRKIYIDINFEVHRIKAARTINSNTKNRGMIYELLITSFKDFYLPKQ; via the coding sequence ATGGTAATTCAAATCTCTAAGGAAACTTGCCCGCGTCCATTTTTGAAGTGGGCAGGGGGTAAAGGTAGGTTAATCCAACAATATATTCCTTATTTTCCTAAGAATTACAAGACTTACTATGAGCCATTTCTTGGTGGCGGTGCTGTTTTTTTCTACCTACAACCAACTGCCGCAGCCTTAACTGACATTAACGCCGAATTAGTTACTACTTATCGCTGTGTTAGAGATAACGTTGAAGACTTAATCTGGCTTTTAAAAGAGCATCAAGATAAACATTCAAAAGATTACTACTATAATGTACGTGATAATCCTGGGTCTACTGATTTAGAAAAAGCTGCTCGTCTAATTTATCTTAATAAGACCTGTTTTAATGGTCTTTACCGGGTAAACTCACAAGGTAAATTCAATGTACCATTAGGCAGATATGATAATCCTAATATTTGTCCTGAAGATTTGCTGCGAGCAGACTCAGTAGCACTTTCTCAGACCCAAATTCAACACGAAGATTTTATAAAAGTACTAAATTATGCAACTAGCAGTGATGACTTTGTTTTTTTTGATCCACCTTACCATCCGATAAGTGAAACCAGCTATTTTACTGCTTATAGTCCAAATTCTTTTAACAAAAAAGACCAAGAACGTTTGAGAGATACTTGTGCAGAGTTAGCAAATCGTGGTGTAAAAGTTATGATTTGTAACTCTGATTGCGAATTTATTAGAAAAATTTATATAGATATTAATTTTGAAGTACATAGAATAAAAGCAGCGCGAACAATTAACTCTAATACAAAAAATAGAGGCATGATTTATGAATTATTAATCACATCTTTTAAAGATTTTTATTTGCCCAAGCAATAA
- a CDS encoding L-threonylcarbamoyladenylate synthase, whose protein sequence is MAKLFPVHPDNPQIRRIEEIKSALLSGAVMLYPTDTVYAIGCDLNAKSAVERVRQIKQLANDKPLTFLCPSLSNVATYAFVSDTAYRIMKRLIPGPYTFLLPATKLVPRLVQSPKRKTTGIRVPNHTVCLALLEALSNPIISTSAHLPPDEANDGTDGVAPEPILSRVELFDRLDNLVDVIVDTGEEPTSEVSTILDLTGDEALITRRGLGWEAAAAWV, encoded by the coding sequence ATGGCAAAACTTTTCCCAGTTCATCCGGATAATCCTCAAATTCGTCGAATAGAGGAAATAAAGTCGGCGCTCTTAAGTGGCGCGGTTATGCTTTACCCTACTGATACAGTCTATGCGATCGGTTGTGATTTGAATGCCAAGTCGGCGGTAGAAAGAGTGCGGCAAATTAAGCAGCTTGCGAATGATAAACCACTGACATTTTTATGTCCCTCGCTTTCAAATGTGGCAACTTATGCCTTCGTAAGTGACACAGCCTATCGGATTATGAAGCGCCTGATACCAGGCCCATACACGTTTCTCCTACCAGCTACCAAATTAGTACCGCGGTTGGTGCAAAGCCCTAAGCGAAAAACTACTGGGATTAGAGTACCAAACCATACTGTTTGTTTGGCTCTGCTGGAAGCTTTGAGCAATCCGATTATTTCGACTTCAGCACATCTGCCACCAGATGAGGCAAATGATGGAACGGATGGAGTAGCTCCAGAACCTATTCTGTCAAGAGTAGAGCTATTTGACCGTTTAGACAACTTGGTAGATGTAATTGTAGATACTGGCGAGGAACCTACATCTGAAGTGTCTACCATCTTGGACTTAACGGGAGATGAAGCATTAATTACACGGAGGGGTTTAGGTTGGGAAGCAGCAGCAGCATGGGTATAA
- a CDS encoding HetZ-related protein gives MKANVANLPNSTPVFQNHISSEEFSTSSTDTLIQLLSEEMQPQVKAAAKCVEALAKRIAKEVERICDKSSRIQTSGQIQSWQLTLGRHRLQKCLRYYQLGSKQGRVELHSNLGAMVYRHVTISGSELGFEARYSLIEDFLQAFYIEAIKAFRRENELPEDHTPRTQLQLAEYMAFTEQYAKRRINLPGGANQQLIILRAQGFARRQPQETTVDIEMAVESAKGEEAESYQRNSAVQQLRSQMIAKANFDPSEESERDRVISELMKYLEAQGQSDCMNYLTLKLQDLSAPEIDQILGLTSRQRDYLQQRFKYHVEKFAKQHHWQLVHQWLGAGLEQKLGLSSQQWQVFLNQLTEQQQQILQLKTARESDQAIAKVIKCTPKQLQKRWTQLLEIAWSIRNGNTEVQAG, from the coding sequence ATGAAAGCTAATGTAGCCAATCTACCAAACTCTACACCCGTTTTTCAAAACCACATTTCGAGCGAAGAATTCTCAACCAGCAGCACTGATACTTTAATTCAATTGCTGTCTGAGGAAATGCAACCACAAGTGAAAGCAGCAGCAAAGTGTGTGGAAGCTTTAGCAAAACGCATAGCCAAAGAAGTAGAACGTATTTGCGATAAAAGTTCCCGTATCCAAACATCTGGGCAAATCCAGTCTTGGCAGCTGACGTTAGGAAGGCATCGTTTACAGAAGTGTCTGCGTTACTATCAATTGGGTTCAAAACAAGGACGAGTGGAATTACATAGCAATTTAGGTGCTATGGTGTATCGCCATGTGACTATATCTGGCTCAGAGTTGGGGTTTGAAGCGCGTTACAGCTTAATTGAAGATTTCCTCCAAGCATTTTATATCGAAGCGATCAAAGCTTTCCGCAGAGAAAACGAACTACCAGAAGATCACACGCCGCGTACTCAATTGCAACTAGCTGAATACATGGCGTTTACTGAGCAATATGCCAAACGTCGCATCAATTTACCTGGTGGTGCAAATCAGCAATTAATTATCCTCCGCGCTCAAGGTTTTGCTCGGCGTCAGCCCCAAGAAACTACTGTAGATATTGAAATGGCGGTGGAGTCTGCTAAGGGTGAAGAAGCAGAATCTTATCAACGTAACTCGGCAGTACAACAGTTGCGATCGCAAATGATTGCCAAAGCTAATTTTGACCCATCTGAAGAGTCAGAACGCGATCGCGTCATTTCGGAATTGATGAAATACCTAGAGGCTCAAGGTCAATCTGACTGTATGAACTACCTCACCCTCAAACTCCAAGACCTTTCAGCACCAGAAATTGACCAAATTCTCGGTTTAACAAGCCGTCAGCGCGACTATTTGCAACAGCGGTTTAAGTATCATGTAGAAAAGTTTGCCAAACAACACCATTGGCAATTAGTACATCAATGGTTGGGCGCGGGTTTAGAGCAAAAATTAGGATTGTCTTCCCAGCAGTGGCAAGTCTTTTTGAATCAACTCACAGAACAACAGCAGCAAATCTTACAATTGAAAACTGCACGAGAGAGTGATCAAGCGATCGCTAAAGTCATTAAATGCACTCCCAAACAGCTACAAAAACGCTGGACTCAACTTTTAGAAATAGCATGGTCTATTCGCAACGGTAATACTGAAGTACAAGCGGGCTAA